Genomic window (Candidatus Latescibacterota bacterium):
CATGTAATATTTGATTATGAAGATGCCGACCCTGTTGTTGATCTCCCTGAATAGGAAACCCAGATACAGCTTTGGACCGTAGGTGAAAAACGGCTTGATCATGTCTTTTCTGATCATACCGAGCGGCCTGGATTCCTTCGTGAACAGAGCCAGACAGATGGCTGCTGTTATCGCCATCGAGGCTGTAAAAGAGATCACAACTTCTCTTGTACCGCCATTGAAAAGGAAAAGGAATATAGCAACAAGCACCAGATAGACGATGTAGCGTATTATATTCGCTATATTCGACTGTTTCACCAGAAGCATTGCCAGAAGGAACCGTTTGAAGAGATTGTTGAAGAATATGAACGGGACAGCGATCAGGCCTATGATCATTATATCCCGGGGAATATCTACCCAGATATTTGAAATATACGGATATATGAAGTAGAAGATCCCGGCGAAAACGCCACCGAAAACGGCAGAAAAGATCAACAGGAATCCGAGGACATTACCTCGGGGAAATGTCTTCTTTCCCGTAAAATACGTGATCGACGACCCAACACCCAGATGAGTGAACGAAAATATCATCGTCGCGGCCTGAACGACCAGCGCCATGTATCCACGACGTTCCGGCCCCAGGATCCTTGATACGATTATGCCTGCAGCCATCGCAAGGACCACTGCTGAAATATTCGTCACAAAGATTCCACTTGCTCGCTTGATGAATCCGATCGTCCTGCCTCCGTTATTTTATCACTAGGCTGCCTGCTATTTCTCCAGCATAGATGTCGTCATCGCTGAGTAGATCGCTCAGCGAATAATTGGGATACTGCACATGTTCTAAAAGCTTCACCGAGTAAGTATACTCTCCCGGGGCGATGTCGGATGGAACAACAAATGAGAACCTGTCGTCCATTACTGTCATCTCCGGCCAGCGGTCGGGGGAATTCAAACCGTTCATCGGCTGATGGGTAGTCCTGAATCTATATCGATTTCTCCTCATCTTCTCTATGACTTTTCTGTATATC
Coding sequences:
- a CDS encoding oligosaccharide flippase family protein; the protein is MTNISAVVLAMAAGIIVSRILGPERRGYMALVVQAATMIFSFTHLGVGSSITYFTGKKTFPRGNVLGFLLIFSAVFGGVFAGIFYFIYPYISNIWVDIPRDIMIIGLIAVPFIFFNNLFKRFLLAMLLVKQSNIANIIRYIVYLVLVAIFLFLFNGGTREVVISFTASMAITAAICLALFTKESRPLGMIRKDMIKPFFTYGPKLYLGFLFREINNRVGIFIIKYYMTASDVSYYQIALNISERLWLVPTALTFVLYPTLLAMKKDDSSRFSAKVCRNNLFFMVLLSVLLLIFGKFMVLLVYGEQYANVAKAIYSLLIAITIWPVYNMIAIDFASRDRIWVIVITSFIGAVVNITCNFIFIQRFGLIGAGMATCVSNIVMVSLIVGYFVRNTGIPLREVLVPTREDIVSYRDAAFRLLKKVRGMINRNEKDNGDGS